TCGCTCCAGACACCTCAGAATGTTGTTGGAACCTGTTTTGCCACCTGTCGCTTATGCCGCACTCACAGGTTGGCCGTCTCGATCTTTACCTTGGCCCGTGCCCGCGCTTGACGAATCCAGTCGGCAAATACCTGCTCCCGTTTCCTTCCCAAAAGCCCAAGGCTGAATTGAGCTTTCTCTCGTTCGAATTCTGCGGGATCCGGGTCTTTTCGTTCGATGACTCGAAGGATGTAGCTCACCTTCGCGCCCTGGACGATCGGACTGATTGCCCCACGCTCCATTGCCAACGCCGTCTCTTTGAACCTCTCCTGGTCCGGTATCTGCGGAAGGTCTCGATCCCATGAGAAGGAAGCGCTGACAAGCGGCTTGAGTCCCGATGTCCTGACGATCTCCTCCCAGGGTTTCTTATCCTTGGCCAGTCCGACAACGTTCTGAATGGCGGTCTGTTGTGCCTTCGGATCTGAGAACACTATATACTCAGCCTTTATGGAGGCTCGGTTAAAGCGGAATGCCTCCCACGCCTCATCGGGGAGAAGATGAACCCCCCCCTTCACCCACTCTTCAACCTTGCGAAGCAGCAGGTCCTCACGCAGACCCTCCTCAAACTTCTCAGGGGTCAGGCGCGCCGATTGAAGGGTCTGCAGATATCGGGCTCGGTTAAAGCCTGTTGCATCGCTGAAGGCCGGCATCGTTGTGATCTCTGCGACCAGTTCATCCGAACTGATCACAATGCCTAATCGTCTTGCCTCGTGAAGTAACAGGCGACGCCCGATCAGCCCTTCAACAACCTGCCCTTTCAGGTTCAGTTGTTCGAGAATCTTTTCATCAAACTTCTCCCCCAATTTCTCTTGGTACTGCCGATACTGACGCTGATAGGCCTGCTGATACTCCGCGTATGGGATCTGCTCACCCTCGACGGCCGCAATAGAACCCGTCTCCCCCCCGGGGCCCGACGCGGAACGGAACCCCCAGACAAGGAAGGTGGTCCCAATGAAGGCAAAGATCACCACCCACAATGTAATGCTTAACGCCTTGGTATATCCCCGTATTCGCTTCAGCACAGTGCCCTCCATCGAGTTCTCGACACCAGCACATTCATGTAATGTGACAACTTTTTATGCTATCGTATTGTGATAACCGACGCAACCCTATTTATTTTTCGAGTTGGTGTGTGCCCGAGATACTTCTTGTATTCCGTATGCGTCTATGCTAGAAAAACCCTAGTTGGCGCAGGGTCTCCTTCGCTGCGGACCTCGTAATTCAGTATGAGGAGCCATCCATGATTTTCGATTGGTTTTTCGGCATGTTCTCCAATGATCTGGCCATCGACCTCGGAACCGCCAATACGGTCATCTATGTAAAAGGCAAGGGAATTGTTCTCAGCGAACCGTCGGTAGTGGCGATCAAGAAGGGGACCAACATGGTCCTGCAGGTGGGACGCGACGCCAAGGAGATGCTCGGTCGAACTCCCGGCAGCATTGTCGCGATTCGCCCGTTGAAGGACGGTGTCATCGCCGACTTCGATATTACCGAGGCGATGATCAAGCATTTTATCGTGAAGATCCACAACCGGAAGACCCTCGTCCGTCCCCGAATCGTGGTTGGCGTTCCCTCTGGTATTACCCAGGTCGAGAGACGCGCCATTCGCGACGCTGCAGAGCAGGCCGGAGCGCGCGAGGTATATTTGATGGAAGAGCCCATGGCCGCGGCAATCGGCGCCGGACTCCCGATCCAGGACCCCGTAGGCAGCATGATCATCGACATCGGGGGAGGAACAACCGAGGTGGCTGTCATCTCTCTGGCCGGGATCGTGTACGCCCAGTCGGTCAGGATTGCCGGGGACGAGATGGATGAGGCGATTGTTCAGTACCTGAAGCGGAAGTACAACCTGCTCGTGGGAGAACGGACCGCAGAGAGTGTGAAGATTCAGATCGGCTCGGCGTTTCCGTTCGATGAGCCGCGCAAGATTGAGATCAAGGGACGCGATTTGATCGGCGGGATCCCTAAGACAATTGCTATCAGCGACAGCGACATTCGAGAGGCCCTCCACGATCCGATCTATGCCATTGTGGATGCGGTTCGAACAGCCTTAGAGCGAACGCCGCCGGAACTGGCTGCCGATATCGCGGACAAGGGGATCGTCATGGCCGGCGGTGGGGCCTTGCTTCACGGCCTTGATCTTCTGATCGCCCATGAGACCCACCTCAAGGTACGAGTGGCCGAAGACCCGCTCTCTTGTGTCGTGCTCGGAACAGGAAAGGCACTGGACGAGCTGGATCTCCTCAAAAGGGTATGCCTCGAGGCGTAAATGCGGTCTGCCGAAAGGCCCACCGATCGTTTTAACTTGGTTGTTCACTCTTCGCTTGCTCCCGCAACCCCGTAGGCAGTACAGACAGAAATGACTCGGCTGCTGCTCCGATATCGGCGGACACTAGTCCTTCCGACCG
Above is a genomic segment from Candidatus Methylomirabilis tolerans containing:
- a CDS encoding rod shape-determining protein; this encodes MFDWFFGMFSNDLAIDLGTANTVIYVKGKGIVLSEPSVVAIKKGTNMVLQVGRDAKEMLGRTPGSIVAIRPLKDGVIADFDITEAMIKHFIVKIHNRKTLVRPRIVVGVPSGITQVERRAIRDAAEQAGAREVYLMEEPMAAAIGAGLPIQDPVGSMIIDIGGGTTEVAVISLAGIVYAQSVRIAGDEMDEAIVQYLKRKYNLLVGERTAESVKIQIGSAFPFDEPRKIEIKGRDLIGGIPKTIAISDSDIREALHDPIYAIVDAVRTALERTPPELAADIADKGIVMAGGGALLHGLDLLIAHETHLKVRVAEDPLSCVVLGTGKALDELDLLKRVCLEA
- a CDS encoding SurA N-terminal domain-containing protein; the encoded protein is MEGTVLKRIRGYTKALSITLWVVIFAFIGTTFLVWGFRSASGPGGETGSIAAVEGEQIPYAEYQQAYQRQYRQYQEKLGEKFDEKILEQLNLKGQVVEGLIGRRLLLHEARRLGIVISSDELVAEITTMPAFSDATGFNRARYLQTLQSARLTPEKFEEGLREDLLLRKVEEWVKGGVHLLPDEAWEAFRFNRASIKAEYIVFSDPKAQQTAIQNVVGLAKDKKPWEEIVRTSGLKPLVSASFSWDRDLPQIPDQERFKETALAMERGAISPIVQGAKVSYILRVIERKDPDPAEFEREKAQFSLGLLGRKREQVFADWIRQARARAKVKIETANL